The following is a genomic window from Paenibacillus thiaminolyticus.
AACCGGGATGCCCTGCGCTACCGCCTGGTCAATCAGCCGGGTATAAGCGATGCTGTGAATGCCCTGCAGCAGAATCGCATCCACCTTGGCGGCGATGGCCTTTTCCAGCAGCATCGTCTGTTCCTCCGGATTGATGCGGAGCGGCCCGGCATATTCCAAGGCAAGGCCCAGCCGGTTCGCCGCATCTCTCGCCCCATGCTCGATCATTCGCCAGTACGGATTGTCCAGCTCCTGCGAGATAAGCATGACGTGGGGCTTATTGGACACGCCGGTCTCTGTCTCGCTCAGCTCACGAATCAACGCCTGGTTGCGATAGGTGGATGACATGAACTGCAAGAGCAGATACAGAAAGGACAGGAACAGCAAGACAAGGGCAGCGGCCCATCTCTTATCCGACATGGTTCATCCCTCCCAACATAAATGAATACGCTTACAAGTTTGTTCATAATGATACTCCCTCCGCTGACAATCCAGCAACCGTCTCCAACCTCGGCAAGGATCTAAAAAAGATGACTCCTCGCTGGAAGAAGTCATCTTGCGCCCGCTGAACGGGTTGAATTCGGTATCGATTTACGCGTTGACGCGGACTATGCGAATGAAGGCTTTCCTCGATCGACTTCACCGCTGAGCACCTTCACATATTCTTCGTCCGAGCCTTCGACGGAAGGGCCAATGTAGACAATATCTGCCGCGTTATGCGGACCGCTTCCACGAATGCCTTTCTTCCTGGAACGGCCAAACGGACCTCTTGCCTGGCGGTTAAGCTTGTTGATTCCGGCACTTCCCTTATGCAAGTGAATAGGATGATCGCCCGTCATGCGGAATCACCTCCAATTAAGTGGTCAATGGTTCGCAGCAAATCATTGTTCAGCTGTACAATCGCGGCTAATTCGGATTCATCAAGCAGCTTCTGCCCCGCAAAATACACGGACAGCACGTGCTCTCTACCAAGAGGATAGCATAGCACATATACCAGCGCAAGCTCCTCGCGCTTGAAAAAAGACCATTTTCCGTGAAGGAAGACATCTATCACATAAATTTGATGATCCTTGTCCTGCTGGCGCTCCGCCGCGCTGAACGAGAAAAATTGTCCTCTCCCTACATTACCCGCCACCTGCCCGATGCCATCATGGCCTTGCTTGCGCCATAATGCCGCCCCCGTGACGCGGAACCCTTGCGGAGGCATGATAGAGTTGCGGACCGCCTCATACAGCGCTTCATACTTCTCCTGCGCGCTGGCGGTCGTCAGATTGCGAGTGTATTCCCAAAAAAAATGAAGCAAGCTTTGCTTCTGCAGCAGCTCGGTTTCTTTGTTAGCCAACAAGCTGCGAGGGTTTTGAAAGAAGCCCTCCTCCTTAATTTTGCGGATCAACTGCTGGCAGGCCACAGACACGGCCGCCTCATGCTTGTTATCCGTCCGCAGCTCATAGCTCAACAGCGTAAGCCCCTGCAGATCGGAGAGCACGTGGAATTCATGGATCGTCTTCCCCTCAATCAGATCGCTGCGTTCCCGGACTTGGCCGGGAATGATGGCGAACACTCTGCCCCGCCCCAGCTTTCCCCAAAAAAGCCCCATCTCGAACAACGTATTGTCCCGTGGAACGAACACATATTTCCCGCGATGCAATGCCACATCATCCGGCGCGAAAACGAAAATACCAAAATCATGCTGTTCAAGTTCTCTCTCCAATGTCTCCATCGTATATTCATTTCCGCCAAAGGCCCCGGCATACCAGGGGGAAACTTGACAGTAATAATTGAGTTGCGAGTGCACGGCAGTCGCGATGTCAATCGCTTCCCTTGATGAGCCGATAAACAAATTCGGTTTCGCAGAAATGGACACAAGCGCAGCTCCTTTTTGAACTTGATAGCCCTAATTATACTATGATTTTCCAGTCCTGTGTGAGACCAAAGCTTTGAAACCGATTTTTCATAGGATTCGCTTCAATCGGTCAACGTGTAGAAAATCTTTCCTTGATCTATACTTATGCTGTTGCCATAATTTTTAGCTCACCAAAGGAGACGACACAATGGATACTAGCAACCGCTTTGCCCGGCCTCATCTTGCCGATTGCGTGCCCGACCTGGTCGCGACGGCGCGAGGGGACAAAAAGGCAACCCTCGTCATTCAGCACGCGAAGCTCGTCAATGTATGCTCCGGGGAGATACAGGACGAGATGTCCATCGGCGTGCAGGGCTCGCGCATTGCCTTTGTCGGCAAAGATGCAAGTCATATGATCGGCGAAGACACGAAGGTTATCGATGCAGGCGGCCGCTATGTCGCGCCCGGACTGCTCGACGGCCACTGCCATATCGAGAGCAGCCAGATCACGCCGTCGCAATTCGCGCGGGCCGTGCTCGTGACAGGAACGACCGGCGGCTTCTTCGATGCCCACGAGATTACCAATGTTCTTGGCCTGCCCGGCCTGCGCCTGATGCTGGACGAAGCGAGAACGACGCCGCTCGCGGCCTATATGCAGGTCGCTTCCTGCGTGCCGTCGACAGGACCGGAGCTGGAGACCAGCGGAGCTTCAATCGGCCCGGCCGAAGTGGCGGAGGCCTTCACCTGGGGGCCCGATATGATCGCCTTGGGCGAAGTGATGAACTTCCCGGGCGTCGTGTTCAGCGATGAGAAAATGATCGGCGAGATCCAGGCGACCTTGCGCGCGGGGAGAGTTGCGGACGGGCACTATACGTGGCCGGTCGACGACTGGAGAATCTCTGCGTATGCCGCGAGCGGCATTAGCGGCTGCCACGAGAGCGTCAAGGCGGAGGATGTCATCGAGCGGGTGCGCCGCGGCATGTACGCGAAGATGAGACGCGGCTCGGCATGGCATGACGTCGCCGAATCGATCAAGGCGCATACCGACCACGGCATCGATACGCGCCGCATGATTCTCGTCACCGACGACCGCAGCCCGGAATCGCTGGTGGACGAAGGGCATATGGACTTCGTCGTCCGCCACGCCATCGCCCAGGGCGTCCGTCCGGTGACCGC
Proteins encoded in this region:
- a CDS encoding TIR domain-containing protein, encoding MSISAKPNLFIGSSREAIDIATAVHSQLNYYCQVSPWYAGAFGGNEYTMETLERELEQHDFGIFVFAPDDVALHRGKYVFVPRDNTLFEMGLFWGKLGRGRVFAIIPGQVRERSDLIEGKTIHEFHVLSDLQGLTLLSYELRTDNKHEAAVSVACQQLIRKIKEEGFFQNPRSLLANKETELLQKQSLLHFFWEYTRNLTTASAQEKYEALYEAVRNSIMPPQGFRVTGAALWRKQGHDGIGQVAGNVGRGQFFSFSAAERQQDKDHQIYVIDVFLHGKWSFFKREELALVYVLCYPLGREHVLSVYFAGQKLLDESELAAIVQLNNDLLRTIDHLIGGDSA
- a CDS encoding adenine deaminase, giving the protein MDTSNRFARPHLADCVPDLVATARGDKKATLVIQHAKLVNVCSGEIQDEMSIGVQGSRIAFVGKDASHMIGEDTKVIDAGGRYVAPGLLDGHCHIESSQITPSQFARAVLVTGTTGGFFDAHEITNVLGLPGLRLMLDEARTTPLAAYMQVASCVPSTGPELETSGASIGPAEVAEAFTWGPDMIALGEVMNFPGVVFSDEKMIGEIQATLRAGRVADGHYTWPVDDWRISAYAASGISGCHESVKAEDVIERVRRGMYAKMRRGSAWHDVAESIKAHTDHGIDTRRMILVTDDRSPESLVDEGHMDFVVRHAIAQGVRPVTAFQMATINTAERFGVARDVGTITPASFADIIILDGNLADVNVAMTIAAGQVVAENGRMAVDLPEFSYPEEAIRSVHLTREVRADDFVIAAPAASGEQKARAIQVRENHVDTKEQVVSVRIEDGRVALHVEDGLCKIAVIERHKGTGNQALGLVSDVGFQVPAAIATTVAHDCHNLMVIGNSDTLMAKAANTVADMHGGIAVVTEDAVVKLPLPVAGLMSNAPFEEVAEQSRAISKALYDAGCTMNYAFMTLSLLALIVVPELRLSDIGLIKTTEQGFVEVPLFVEE